A portion of the Acetomicrobium sp. S15 = DSM 107314 genome contains these proteins:
- a CDS encoding C4-dicarboxylate TRAP transporter substrate-binding protein: MRKGKWLVFIGILCVALLFAAVPSSMAAPKYVLKFNHVLAPAEPYHPGFLEWAKRVEERTNGDFKIEVYHSAQLGVEEDIIEQIRQGANIGQNTDSARLGNYIPGIAVINAPYFVDSLEEVIKLKDLPIIKDWEEKLANEYGLKVVSFSWVQGFRHFVTNKPIKTPDDLKGLRVRTPPAPIWQESVRALGATPVALAFGDMYPALQQRVIDGTELVYNNIPAGRFYEVLKYVSETRHILLVNFEVISTKFFNSLPAEYQQILVEECERAGIETSKRIMGELEAKAKQTLIENGMTIVEDVDLQAFKKAGEKAYEVLKLTEVRDEIYKQLGKTKDW; encoded by the coding sequence ATGAGGAAGGGTAAGTGGTTGGTGTTTATAGGCATATTGTGCGTCGCACTCCTATTTGCAGCTGTGCCGTCATCTATGGCTGCTCCGAAGTATGTTTTGAAATTCAATCATGTCTTAGCTCCTGCAGAGCCTTATCATCCTGGGTTCCTTGAATGGGCCAAAAGGGTCGAAGAAAGGACGAATGGTGATTTCAAGATCGAAGTTTACCACAGTGCGCAGCTTGGTGTCGAAGAAGACATAATAGAACAGATCCGCCAGGGAGCAAATATCGGTCAAAACACAGATTCAGCGAGGTTAGGCAATTACATTCCAGGTATAGCCGTAATAAATGCTCCATATTTCGTCGATAGCCTCGAAGAAGTGATCAAACTCAAAGACCTTCCCATCATTAAGGACTGGGAGGAGAAGCTCGCCAATGAATACGGTTTAAAAGTGGTGTCTTTCAGTTGGGTGCAGGGATTCAGGCATTTTGTTACCAACAAACCCATTAAGACGCCGGACGACTTGAAGGGCCTCCGAGTGAGAACTCCTCCTGCTCCGATCTGGCAGGAGTCCGTCCGCGCTCTCGGCGCAACGCCTGTGGCTTTGGCTTTCGGAGATATGTACCCTGCTTTGCAACAAAGGGTCATAGACGGCACCGAGCTCGTATATAACAACATACCCGCCGGCAGGTTTTACGAAGTGCTCAAATACGTGAGTGAAACGAGGCACATTTTACTCGTCAATTTCGAAGTGATAAGCACGAAGTTCTTTAACAGCCTACCTGCCGAATATCAGCAAATCCTTGTAGAGGAGTGCGAAAGGGCCGGCATAGAGACTTCGAAGAGAATAATGGGCGAATTGGAGGCTAAGGCGAAACAAACGCTTATCGAAAATGGCATGACCATAGTTGAAGACGTCGATCTGCAGGCGTTCAAGAAAGCCGGAGAAAAGGCCTATGAGGTTTTGAAGCTCACCGAAGTAAGAGACGAGATTTATAAGCAGCTCGGCAAAACCAAAGACTGGTAG
- a CDS encoding TRAP transporter small permease codes for MRRVYEYICTIEALVAKVTLVAMVVLVFSAGIARLLRNPINWAVDMSTFLFAWSCFLSADVAWRNDKLMSVDVLVNLFPDKLRKRIKLINYFVISAFLIFLIVFGFVLSYTTRARTFQGIPGFSYTWVTLSVPVGSLCLLITTILKGRREL; via the coding sequence ATGAGGAGGGTTTATGAGTATATCTGCACAATAGAAGCCTTGGTGGCTAAGGTCACCCTCGTGGCGATGGTAGTGCTCGTATTCTCGGCGGGAATTGCGAGATTACTTAGAAACCCCATCAACTGGGCGGTGGACATGAGCACATTTCTTTTTGCGTGGTCGTGCTTTTTGAGTGCCGATGTCGCCTGGAGGAATGACAAGTTGATGTCTGTGGATGTCCTCGTAAACCTTTTCCCCGATAAACTTCGCAAGCGCATAAAATTGATAAACTACTTTGTCATATCGGCCTTTCTCATCTTCCTTATCGTCTTCGGCTTTGTGCTTTCCTATACCACTCGTGCAAGGACGTTTCAGGGCATCCCGGGGTTTAGCTACACTTGGGTTACCCTCAGTGTGCCTGTAGGATCACTTTGTTTGTTGATCACTACAATTCTCAAGGGCAGGCGAGAGTTGTAA
- a CDS encoding TRAP transporter large permease codes for MLLVVCAFLVFLLMGMPVAFAIGIGGVLFFLQHPELPITIPIQLAITQTQNFPLLAIPMFVLAGNLMNGAGITRRLLDLAEVLTGHMRAGLVQVSVVLSVLMGGVSGSCIADAAMEARMLGPDMIRRGYQKGFAAAAITWTSLIVPTIPPSIGLILYGSIGQVSIGRLFAGGIVPGLLMMMCYMVAVSIYARKKGYLPERSSRAPLREVATSVWKNLLALIFPVILLVGLRFGLFTPSEVGSFAVFYALFVGLVAYKELSWESFKIVLRDSIIDIGAVMFLIAISGIFSYGIVWERIPELIANYLLSISDNSTILLFIIMVFLIIAGMFVDATVLILMLTCIFLPIATHVGLDPVHFGLFFVITITIGNITPPVGAAMYAVCTILDCSIQDFVKGSLPFFLAALVVIALLVLLPDVFLFVPNLLFGGK; via the coding sequence ATGCTATTAGTCGTATGCGCCTTTCTGGTCTTTCTGTTAATGGGGATGCCAGTGGCGTTCGCAATAGGTATCGGAGGCGTTCTATTCTTCTTGCAGCATCCGGAGTTGCCCATCACTATACCTATACAGCTTGCAATAACGCAGACGCAAAATTTTCCTTTGCTGGCGATACCAATGTTCGTGCTCGCAGGAAATCTCATGAACGGGGCGGGCATAACGAGAAGGTTGTTGGATTTGGCGGAAGTCCTCACCGGCCACATGCGCGCGGGTTTGGTGCAGGTATCGGTAGTTCTTTCAGTGTTAATGGGCGGCGTTTCGGGGTCGTGCATAGCCGATGCGGCCATGGAGGCGCGTATGTTGGGGCCAGATATGATCCGTAGGGGGTATCAGAAGGGGTTCGCTGCCGCAGCGATAACATGGACATCGCTAATTGTCCCTACAATCCCTCCGAGCATTGGTCTGATACTATACGGAAGCATCGGCCAAGTTTCTATAGGTAGGTTGTTTGCAGGCGGAATAGTGCCCGGACTTTTGATGATGATGTGCTATATGGTAGCGGTGTCGATCTATGCGAGGAAAAAGGGATACCTGCCAGAAAGGTCATCGCGTGCTCCCCTGAGAGAGGTTGCCACGTCTGTGTGGAAGAACCTGTTGGCCTTGATATTCCCCGTGATTTTGCTCGTGGGCCTGCGCTTCGGCTTGTTCACCCCGTCAGAGGTCGGGTCTTTTGCCGTATTTTATGCCCTGTTCGTGGGTTTGGTAGCCTATAAGGAGCTGTCGTGGGAAAGTTTTAAGATCGTCTTGAGAGACAGCATAATAGATATAGGCGCAGTTATGTTTTTGATTGCTATATCTGGTATATTTAGCTATGGCATTGTATGGGAAAGAATACCGGAGCTAATAGCAAATTATCTCCTCAGCATTAGCGATAATTCAACCATACTTCTCTTTATTATCATGGTCTTTCTGATAATTGCTGGCATGTTTGTAGATGCAACGGTGCTTATCCTAATGTTAACTTGCATTTTTCTTCCAATAGCAACGCATGTAGGTTTAGACCCTGTGCATTTTGGCCTGTTTTTCGTGATAACGATTACAATAGGTAACATTACTCCACCTGTAGGTGCGGCGATGTATGCGGTGTGTACGATTTTGGACTGCAGCATTCAGGATTTTGTAAAGGGGTCCCTTCCATTTTTCTTGGCTGCTTTGGTTGTGATAGCGCTCCTTGTTTTATTGCCCGATGTTTTCCTGTTTGTGCCTAACTTGTTGTTCGGCGGCAAATAG
- a CDS encoding SDR family NAD(P)-dependent oxidoreductase, which translates to MPFAGKSVLITGAGSGIGRATALLFAKSGARVAINNVSLQKGNEVMELIKDTGAEACYVPGDISIAETAREVVGKTITAFGKLDILVNNAGIVIGGRVDNTSEEDLDRTLRVNVKGTFLVSKYAVQEMKKRGGGVIVNVASVAAIKGIPDRAAYSASKGALVSLTKAMAADYIKDNIRVNCVCPGTTFTEGLAERIKASPDPEAALAEFVKRQPMGRLGKEEEIAHAILFAACDEAAFMTGSIITIDGGASM; encoded by the coding sequence ATGCCTTTTGCCGGTAAATCTGTATTGATAACTGGAGCGGGGTCGGGGATAGGGCGCGCAACCGCCCTGTTGTTCGCTAAAAGCGGGGCCAGAGTAGCGATAAATAATGTTTCCTTGCAAAAAGGGAACGAAGTTATGGAGTTGATAAAGGATACAGGTGCTGAGGCTTGTTATGTCCCGGGCGATATATCGATTGCTGAGACGGCGAGAGAGGTTGTGGGAAAGACGATCACAGCTTTCGGCAAGTTGGACATCTTGGTCAATAACGCTGGCATCGTCATAGGAGGCAGGGTTGACAACACATCGGAGGAAGACTTGGATAGAACTCTGAGAGTCAACGTAAAAGGGACGTTTTTGGTTTCGAAATATGCCGTTCAAGAGATGAAGAAAAGAGGAGGCGGCGTGATCGTCAACGTTGCCTCTGTAGCCGCAATAAAGGGCATACCCGACAGGGCTGCCTATTCGGCTTCTAAGGGCGCTCTCGTTTCCCTCACAAAGGCTATGGCTGCAGACTATATAAAAGACAATATCAGGGTAAATTGCGTTTGCCCTGGCACTACTTTCACCGAGGGACTCGCCGAGAGGATAAAAGCGTCTCCTGACCCCGAAGCCGCCTTGGCCGAATTTGTCAAGAGACAACCGATGGGGCGGTTGGGCAAGGAAGAAGAGATAGCGCATGCAATACTCTTTGCCGCGTGCGACGAGGCGGCCTTTATGACGGGCAGCATAATAACCATTGATGGCGGCGCCAGCATGTAA
- a CDS encoding methyl-accepting chemotaxis protein: protein MTESRTRSGLSLTFQVLLAAGLVTVGIIVAAFLGSYISAKDQLVAGEVEQADGYAESLKSALAAQLSLLERANEASLSVASSQIENGRLMPSSTNMVEVGNFNLPVIYLYLSGGGLTQLTGDNSLVDTWSKQFGGQFTVFQLHQEGETRHLVRVSTTITDASGNRIVGTALEKESPAYKALLEGEGHYGGIVDIGGMPHFGAYKLIKTDEASIVVSSNVSLAPLIDYVKNTEFGEESSSFVFDEDGTVIGHPTLESGSSLSSVMPAFWEAFQKEKANLTGGSIVNLFYGSGKGRAMAAVFPVKGLNSYVALSLPESQIVAPLLSMRTKMMLWGLPSLVIGLALVAFFVSRLLKPLKGLVEIASRIAAGDLTVSVKGDMESRNEIKAVLGAFEKIADSFKGLVSKCKELDDALEERSQAMEQISSQVGEAMEASLRAAKEIVSMVASISSAAEETNAGVEEVSSGAQNTAQITTSLSENASAVTQSVIDGGKAVEETVNIINRVGEAGRRIREAVKALESSVSGISEFVTTIAGIADQTNLLALNAAIEAARAGEAGRGFAVVADEVRKLAEQSNQAASRVSQVISEISERTRAAAVDTEETVREIENAVAASQATNAQIQNIMEQVKKISDGIQSIAAVAEEQSAGSEEMAASMDNIVRMVGQGQEAAEAVERSAKEVASQLEELERIREAQLRVLRELDKALASYRIVAQEQRGLVPKD from the coding sequence ATGACTGAATCAAGGACTCGTAGCGGTCTTTCTTTGACGTTTCAGGTGCTGTTGGCCGCGGGGTTGGTGACGGTAGGCATAATAGTCGCCGCGTTTTTGGGAAGTTACATCTCCGCCAAGGACCAATTGGTGGCAGGCGAGGTAGAGCAGGCGGACGGATATGCCGAAAGCTTAAAAAGCGCCCTCGCGGCCCAACTCTCGCTCTTAGAGCGCGCGAACGAGGCGAGCCTTTCTGTCGCCTCGAGCCAGATAGAAAACGGCAGGCTCATGCCGTCTTCTACCAACATGGTTGAAGTGGGCAACTTTAACCTGCCAGTAATATATTTATATCTTTCCGGTGGAGGGCTCACCCAGCTCACCGGCGACAACAGCCTCGTAGACACATGGTCAAAACAGTTTGGAGGGCAGTTCACTGTGTTCCAACTGCACCAAGAAGGGGAAACACGCCACCTGGTGAGGGTTTCAACCACGATAACCGATGCCTCTGGAAACCGCATAGTCGGTACGGCGCTCGAAAAAGAAAGCCCGGCATACAAGGCCCTCCTCGAAGGAGAAGGACATTATGGAGGCATTGTAGACATAGGAGGTATGCCTCACTTCGGGGCCTATAAACTCATCAAGACCGACGAAGCATCAATCGTAGTCTCTTCTAACGTATCCTTAGCTCCTCTCATAGACTACGTCAAGAACACCGAGTTCGGAGAGGAAAGCTCCTCCTTCGTCTTCGACGAAGACGGCACCGTCATAGGACACCCCACGCTCGAATCCGGAAGCTCTCTTTCCTCTGTCATGCCCGCCTTCTGGGAGGCCTTCCAGAAGGAGAAGGCGAACCTGACCGGAGGCAGTATAGTGAACCTCTTTTACGGCTCCGGAAAAGGTCGTGCCATGGCCGCCGTATTCCCCGTGAAGGGGTTAAACTCCTACGTGGCATTGTCCCTCCCAGAGAGTCAGATCGTGGCACCGCTCCTTTCCATGAGGACCAAGATGATGCTATGGGGCCTTCCCTCCCTTGTCATAGGCCTCGCCCTCGTCGCCTTCTTCGTATCGAGGCTGCTTAAGCCGCTGAAGGGTCTGGTTGAAATTGCAAGCCGCATCGCAGCCGGAGACTTAACCGTGAGCGTAAAAGGCGACATGGAAAGCCGCAACGAGATAAAGGCGGTCTTGGGGGCTTTTGAAAAGATCGCAGATTCCTTCAAAGGCCTGGTGAGCAAGTGTAAGGAGCTGGACGACGCACTGGAGGAGCGCTCTCAGGCCATGGAGCAGATAAGCTCTCAGGTAGGGGAGGCCATGGAGGCGAGCCTGCGTGCTGCAAAGGAGATAGTCTCCATGGTAGCCTCCATATCCTCAGCCGCCGAGGAGACGAACGCAGGCGTAGAGGAGGTGTCCTCCGGAGCTCAGAACACCGCCCAGATAACCACGTCTTTGAGCGAAAACGCCAGCGCCGTCACGCAAAGCGTCATAGACGGAGGCAAGGCAGTGGAAGAGACCGTAAACATCATAAACAGGGTAGGGGAGGCAGGGCGCCGCATACGAGAGGCCGTCAAAGCTTTGGAGTCCTCCGTATCGGGGATAAGCGAGTTCGTCACGACCATAGCTGGCATAGCTGACCAGACGAACCTGCTCGCCTTGAACGCCGCTATAGAGGCAGCCAGGGCAGGGGAGGCAGGCAGGGGCTTCGCCGTCGTCGCCGATGAGGTGAGGAAACTCGCAGAGCAGTCGAATCAGGCAGCCTCCAGGGTGAGCCAGGTCATAAGCGAGATATCCGAACGCACGCGCGCAGCCGCTGTCGACACGGAAGAGACAGTGAGGGAGATAGAAAACGCCGTAGCGGCATCTCAGGCCACGAACGCCCAGATACAGAACATCATGGAACAGGTGAAGAAGATAAGCGACGGCATCCAATCCATAGCTGCGGTTGCCGAAGAACAATCGGCAGGGAGCGAAGAGATGGCAGCCTCCATGGACAACATCGTCCGCATGGTAGGTCAGGGACAGGAAGCTGCAGAAGCTGTGGAAAGGTCGGCCAAGGAGGTCGCCTCCCAGTTGGAGGAGTTAGAACGTATACGAGAGGCACAGCTGCGAGTTCTGCGGGAGCTCGACAAGGCCTTGGCCTCCTATAGGATAGTCGCACAGGAGCAAAGAGGGTTGGTGCCGAAGGATTGA
- the larA gene encoding nickel-dependent lactate racemase has protein sequence MEIRIPYGDSHLVCDLPDERVVGVLAPAAERTVGDEKEIVLDALENPIGSPLLRELVRGKRRIVVITSDHTRSLPSHVTLPLLLEEIRRGSPGAEITILIATGGHRAPTTEEMRTKFGSQIADSEHIVVHDSHNGASLVYMGRLPSGGDFSINRLAVEAELLVAEGFIEPHFFAGFSGGRKSVLPGIAGYESVLANHCAEFIAHPKARTGILEGNPIHEDMLYAAEASRLAFILNVALDSQKKICDAFAGHWNEAHLAGCAFVRDRSCVKASFADIVITSNGGYPLDQNIYQAVKGMTAAEATCREGGVIIIAAECRDGHGGEAFYRAFERVHTPGDLMEEILLRGRDETQPDQWQIQIFARVLMHHPVIMVTSAPKDMVEALNMMWAPSLEEALAMAEGLLGDRKAKITVVPDGVATIVEP, from the coding sequence ATGGAGATACGCATTCCCTATGGGGATTCGCACTTGGTTTGCGATCTGCCCGATGAGAGGGTGGTCGGCGTTCTGGCTCCGGCGGCGGAGAGAACGGTCGGCGACGAGAAGGAAATCGTGCTCGATGCCCTTGAAAACCCGATCGGTTCACCGCTCTTAAGGGAGCTCGTTAGAGGCAAGCGCCGCATCGTCGTGATAACGAGCGACCATACAAGGTCTCTTCCGAGCCACGTAACCCTGCCTCTGCTCTTGGAGGAGATAAGGCGCGGCAGCCCCGGTGCGGAAATAACGATACTCATAGCCACAGGGGGTCACAGGGCTCCCACGACTGAGGAGATGCGAACGAAGTTCGGCTCCCAAATTGCCGATAGCGAGCACATAGTTGTCCACGATAGCCACAATGGAGCATCGTTGGTTTATATGGGGCGCCTTCCGTCGGGCGGCGATTTTTCCATAAACAGGCTTGCCGTAGAAGCCGAGCTCTTGGTGGCCGAGGGGTTCATCGAGCCGCACTTCTTTGCCGGCTTTTCGGGTGGCAGAAAGAGCGTCCTGCCAGGCATAGCCGGATATGAGTCGGTGCTTGCAAACCACTGTGCCGAATTCATAGCCCACCCGAAGGCTCGCACAGGCATCCTCGAGGGGAACCCGATTCACGAGGACATGCTTTACGCAGCCGAGGCGTCACGCCTGGCCTTCATTTTGAACGTAGCCTTGGATTCGCAGAAGAAGATATGCGATGCCTTCGCCGGCCACTGGAACGAGGCGCACTTGGCGGGCTGTGCCTTCGTAAGAGATCGGTCGTGCGTGAAGGCATCTTTCGCTGATATCGTCATAACGAGCAACGGCGGCTATCCTTTGGATCAGAACATATACCAGGCAGTTAAGGGCATGACGGCTGCCGAGGCCACGTGCAGAGAGGGCGGCGTAATCATCATAGCTGCTGAGTGCAGGGACGGCCACGGTGGCGAGGCCTTTTATCGTGCCTTCGAAAGAGTGCACACCCCCGGCGACCTCATGGAGGAGATCCTTCTTAGAGGAAGAGACGAGACGCAGCCGGACCAGTGGCAGATTCAGATCTTTGCGCGCGTTCTCATGCATCATCCTGTCATAATGGTGACGAGCGCCCCTAAGGATATGGTGGAAGCGCTCAACATGATGTGGGCGCCTTCGCTCGAAGAGGCGTTAGCGATGGCGGAAGGGCTTTTGGGGGACAGGAAGGCTAAGATCACCGTCGTGCCCGACGGCGTTGCGACCATAGTAGAACCGTGA